GCGCACAAGTCAGGAGCAAACCCAGGCCCAGCGCTACGCTCCCGAGCTGCTCTCGGCGCTGCGCCAGCGGTAACCGCCGCACTTGCAGCAACCTGCATTTCGTCTTTTGTCCTTAAGCCCCTGCTGTATGCTGACCCGCCTTATTCCGTCCAGTCAGGAAGCCTTGCCCGTGATAGGGCTGGGCACCTGGCAAACCTTCGACGTGGCCGATGAAACTCCACCGCCCCGCCTGGTGCAGACCCTGAAAACGCTGCAGGCCGCCGGTGCTACGGTCATCGACTCGTCGCCGATGTACGGGCGGGCCGAGGAAGTAGTGGGTGCTATTACAACCCGGCTGCCCGACCCGAATGCCTTCTTCTACGCGACGAAAGTCTGGACCCAGGGCCAGGAAGCGGGGCGGCGGCAGATGCAGGATTCGCTGCGCAAGCTGGGCCGCCAGCAGGTTGACCTGATGCAGATTCACAACCTACTCGACTGGCAAACTCACTTGCCCCTGCTGCGTGCCTGGAAAGCCAGCGGCAAAGTGCGCTACCTGGGCATCACGCACTACACCGACTCCCGACACGAAGAGCTGGAACGGGTGCTGCGGCGCGAGTCATTCGACTTCGTGCAGTTCAACTACTCCATCCTCGACCGGCACGCCGAGCAGCGCCTGCTGCCCGCCGCCGCGGACCTGGGCGTGGCGACGCTGATTAACCGCCCCTTTACGGAAGGCAGTTTGCTGGCCCACGTGCGCAGCAAGGCCCTGCCGCCCTGGGCCACGGAGCTGGGCATCACCAGCTGGGCCAGTTATTTTCTGAAGTTTATAATTTCCCACCCGGCCGTCACCTGCGTCATTCCCGGCACGAGCAGCCCCGAGCACCTCACCGACAACCTGGCTGCCGCCACCGGCCCCCTGCCAGATACCGCCCTACGGGAGAAAATGGCGGCTTTTGTACGAAATCTGTAGCTAAAACCAACTGCCCAAGAAGGCGCTCAAACTCAACCCTCTCGACCAACAGGTTATCGTTATCACAGGGGCTTCCAGCGGCATTGGCCGAGTTACGGCCAGGTGCTGGCCGTGCCCACCGACGTGGGCAGCGAGGAAGATACGCAGCGCCTGGCCGAAGCGGCGCTGGTGGAGTTTGGCGGCTTCGATACCCGGGTGAATAATGCTGGCGTTTCGATATTTGGGCACTGCGACGAGGGGAGCATTCCGGACCTGAAGCGCATGTTCGACACCAACTTTTGGGGCAGATGTATGGCTCGCGCCGGGCTGTGGCGCACTACAAGCAGCGCGGCGTACCCGGCTCCCTCATCAACATCGGCAGCTTCTTCGGCGACCGGGCCACGCCGGTACAGTCGACGTACTGCGCTTCCAAGCACGCCCTGCACGGCTGGATCAACGCCCTGCGCATGGAGCTGGAAGTGGGAAAAGCCCCCGTTTCGGTGATGCTGATTCACCCCGGCCGCATCGGCATGCCCTCCAACGAGCACGCTGAGAACTACTTTCCCCAGCAGGCGGCATGGTATACCCGCCCGAAGCCATCCTGTTTACTGCCCACTCCAAGCGCGACATGTGCGTGGGTTTCCAGGCCAAGGCCCTGACTGTGGCCGGCCACCTCGCCCCACGGATTATAGACAAGGTGATGGAAAAGCTGATTTACCCCAGCCAGCTAGACCCCAAGCGTCCCTCGCGCAACCCCGAAACCTCGGACCTGCACGAGCGAAGCTCCGACGAGGGCTGGTTCCGCTAGGGCAGCCTCTACGTGAAGGCCGAGAAAAACCCGGTGCTGGCCGCCACAGCCATAGCCGGGCTTGGGGCCGCGGCCTGGCTGCTGAGCCAGTTGGGGCAGCGCAAGGCGGCCCGGACCGAAGAATATAACTCTGGTGCCCGACAGCTTGAGCAACCCGAATAACATGGTGCTGGCGGCGCTAACCAGTAGGCCGAGGCGGAGCAGAGTCAGGGTTTTCGTAACCTGCCGCAGCTTCCCGGGGTACGTATCTGGGAACTAAGCTACTGCGCTATGAAACCCCTTGATTCTGTATCGTCCTCTTCCCGCCGCGAGTTTGTCCGCACCTTGTCCCTGGGCCTGGGCGCTACGCTGGTGGGCTCCTCGGCCCTGGGCGGGCCCCTGAGCTGGCTGGAGGAAATAAGCTACGGCCCGGCCAGCCTGGAAGCCCTGCAAACCGGGCGGCAGCTGGGCGTGGCCCTGGTGGGCCTGGGCAAATACAGTACTGGCCAGCTGGCCCCGGCCTTGCAGCAAACCAAGCTCTGCAAACTGGCCGGCATCGTGACGGGCACGCCAGCCAAGGCTGCGCAGTGGAAAAAGCAGTACAGCCTTCCGGATAAGAACGTTTACGACTACAAGACCTTCGACCGAATCGTCGACAACCCTGACATCGATATTGTGTATGTGGTGCTACCCGTGGCTTTGCACGCCGAGTACGTGGAGCGGGCCGCCAAGGCTGGCAAGCACGTTATCTGCGAAAAGCCGATGGCACCCACGGCCGAAGACTGCCGCCGGATGATTTCGGCCATGCAGAAAGCGGGCAAAAAATTCAGCATCGGCTACCGCCTGCACTTCGAACCCCACCACCAG
Above is a genomic segment from Hymenobacter cellulosivorans containing:
- a CDS encoding aldo/keto reductase — protein: MLTRLIPSSQEALPVIGLGTWQTFDVADETPPPRLVQTLKTLQAAGATVIDSSPMYGRAEEVVGAITTRLPDPNAFFYATKVWTQGQEAGRRQMQDSLRKLGRQQVDLMQIHNLLDWQTHLPLLRAWKASGKVRYLGITHYTDSRHEELERVLRRESFDFVQFNYSILDRHAEQRLLPAAADLGVATLINRPFTEGSLLAHVRSKALPPWATELGITSWASYFLKFIISHPAVTCVIPGTSSPEHLTDNLAAATGPLPDTALREKMAAFVRNL